From Cannabis sativa cultivar Pink pepper isolate KNU-18-1 chromosome 8, ASM2916894v1, whole genome shotgun sequence, a single genomic window includes:
- the LOC115701187 gene encoding putative F-box/FBD/LRR-repeat protein At4g03220, which yields METRSSAKRGNWRYIYGNDKNGSNEIDRISELPDALIHHILTLLSTKTVAQTSLLSKRWRSLWYTFPDLDFDFTNSHHFSPSQHFTQSSIYSRQAYYDGLTDPISQVFNLRDKITTATNNTSSNSADIRTLRVRTTNSISLSRLNDLIRRAVRHNVQQLELDVITDENIMFPRSVIQCESLRILSLKSRRAAFRLPPDLSVMKTGFPSLVSFSLSNVVLIDNDHRMLLDLFSHSSFPLLTKLSIHRCLGLKHLRIGCRALEEFELKFCDCLRSLEICCPKLVTLRVRTCFEEFYRDDDDDEIASWVKIDAPKLRSLVWEENAVTDSSSLVNLRNLEEVSIGTLIGFGDDENVSVAKMKSFSDFFAGLAYVRCLKFGGESNCLQILSEHIYLGERLNPFEDLQTLELHVDMKKDNLSGLACLFRSSPMLHTLILKHIISKIERKRKWKIDQQSASESEDFWVSQAETLKLFFHNLKIVTIHGVFKSGKEVSLPKVLLRHGKALEEMTLCINTKHPFYNTNIHRRQNSFRSQVMGWPRASSSANITIRCLNN from the exons ATGGAAacaagatcatcagcaaagagaGGAAATTGGAGATACATTTACGGGAACGACAAGAATGGATCAAACGAGATCGATCGAATCAGCGAACTCCCAGACGCTCTAATCCACCACATTCTCACTCTCCTATCAACCAAAACGGTAGCCCAAACAAGCCTTTTATCCAAGAGATGGAGATCTCTATGGTACACCTTCCCAGACCTTGATTTCGATTTCACTAATTCCCATCACTTTTCTCCTTCACAACATTTTACACAGAGCTCAATATACTCTCGCCAAGCTTACTACGATGGCCTCACCGACCCCATCTCACAGGTCTTTAATCTCCGTGATAAAATCACTACGGCCACTAATAATACTTCATCAAACTCCGCCGATATTCGCACCCTTCGAGTGCGTACAACAAACTCAATTTCATTATCACGCCTCAATGACTTGATCCGCCGCGCGGTTCGCCACAACGTACAGCAATTAGAGCTCGACGTGATCACCGATGAGAACATAATGTTTCCCAGAAGCGTTATTCAATGCGAATCTCTCCGCATTCTCTCGTTGAAATCACGCAGGGCGGCTTTTAGGTTGCCTCCTGATTTGTCCGTCATGAAAACCGGGTTTCCATCTTTGGTGTCGTTTTCTCTAAGTAATGTCGTTTTGATTGATAATGATCATCGGATGTTGTTGGATCTCTTCTCTCATTCATCTTTCCCTCTGTTGACCAAACTCAGCATCCATCGTTGTTTGGGACTGAAACATCTGAGGATTGGGTGTCGAGCGCTAGAAGAATTCGAACTCAAATTCTGCGATTGCTTACGGAGTTTGGAGATTTGTTGTCCTAAACTCGTCACATTGAGAGTCCGGACTTGTTTCGAAGAGTTCTAccgtgatgatgatgatgatgaaattGCGAGTTGGGTGAAGATTGACGCGCCAAAACTAAGAAGCCTTGTTTGGGAAGAGAATGCTGTAACTGATTCTTCTTCTCTTGTTAATTTGAGGAATCTTGAGGAGGTTTCAATTGGAACTTTAATTGGTTTTGGTGATGATGAAAATGTGAGTGTGGCCAAAATGAAGAGTTTTTCAGATTTCTTTGCTGGTCTCGCTTATGTCCGTTGCTTAAAATTTGGTGGTGAAAGCAATTGTCTTCAG ATTCTGTCTGAGCATATATATTTGGGAGAAAGGCTTAATCCGTTTGAGGACTTACAGACATTGGAGTTGCATGTTGATATGAAAAAAGATAACCTTTCTGGATTAGCGTGCCTGTTTAGGAGCTCTCCTATGCTGCATACTCTCATTCTTAAGCATATTATTAGTAAGATTGAAAGGAAAAGA AAATGGAAAATTGATCAACAGAGCGCCTCTGAATCTGAGGATTTTTGGGTATCCCAAGCAGAAACCTTAAAGTTGTTTTTTCATAACCTGAAAATAGTAACGATTCATGGAGTTTTCAAAAGCGGGAAGGAAGTTAGCCTACCGAAAGTTTTATTGAGGCATGGGAAGGCCTTGGAAGAAATGACATTGTGCATTAATACCAAACATCCTTTCTATAACACAAATATCCACAGAAGACAAAATAGTTTTAGGTCACAAGTTATGGGATGGCCTCGGGCTTCTTCTAGTGCTAACATTACAATTCGttgcttaaataattaa
- the LOC133030626 gene encoding uncharacterized protein LOC133030626 — MATIDKSWTKIRNRGCHEFWNGLQAFLAMASEHKDCDGRIRCPCVRCINSRFEKIDRVRAHVFDRGFMQGYDTWIYHGEPEDVVDDVAVADIESEDEMIPILEDFFPPTTEDVQGEDEQPTTNPQFDDLFEEIEAELYPGCDWISSLNFLAKLLHLKVRGKIPNNIFEELLKLLKFAFPKENNIPSTYYEAKKRLKKLGLGYDNIDVCLYNCCLFYKENASKEACPVCGTSRWVTSENGKGKKVPCKVMRYFPLTPRLKRLYSSRITAKSMIWHHTGKSKDDGVLRHPVDGLAWKDFDAKHPEFARDPRNVRLGLAADGFNPFGNMSLAYSMWPVVVANYNLPPWLCMKDNYFLLSTLIPGAKSPGKDMDIFLRPLVDELKELWNNGVATRDSSTNSMFTMRAALLWTVNDFPARSSLSGWSGQGYKACPTCNEDTTSIRVIGKTSYVGHRRFLPSNHAMRRDTRFDGKAERRPPPRRFTCEEILSQVNALEPQIPGHHENFGGVKRRRVAENCNWRKKSIFYELEYWSTNILKHNIDVMHVEKNVCDSLLGTILDNDKSKDTTNARHDLKKMGIRESLWIYEDANGRLMKPHAPYVLTRDKRQLFCQFVKGIKFPDGFCSNLKSKVSPDESNIIGLKSHDCHVIMQRVLAVGVRKFLPRDTATTITQLSFFDIMIHLVLHLPEEAILGGPVFMRWMYPFERYMKKLKNYVGNKARPEGSIAEGYVADEAVTFCSMYFKGCETRFNRLDRNEDAPSVCRYLSVFNSQSRPLTSGLIKALDHTSREKAEWYILQNSPEIQAYLDEHLDKIKHENPNGNHDALHRQTFRPWFHKKIYELHKLGTLQNGDELLALASGSDYLATFYEGCVVNGVRFIASKRDQKRKTQNSGVTVAGTEGFNYYGTLEDVITISYTGAFTVSLFECKWYNTNPLRKKTITENNITSINTRGHWYQDEPYILANCAKQVFYLEDPLRGRDWKVVEDISHRQIWDITDNEDETDVDVVSDSNSANFVLTVDLGELIMQSNEPPVIVESSDQLVDSEIENNELDENYVAEEVDDLLVEHVEDENVNLVNDGNDSDSSKVVTFIL; from the exons ATGGCGACAATTGATAAGTCTTGGACCAAAATCAGAAATCGTGGTTGCCATGAATTTTGGAATGGTTTACAAGCCTTTTTAGCAATGGCATCAGAACATAAGGATTGTGATGGAAGAATTCGATGTCCTTGTGTGAGATGTATAAATagtaggtttgaaaaaatagataggGTTAGAGCACACGTGTTTGATCGAGGTTTCATGCAAGGATATGATACGTGGATTTATCACGGCGAGCCTGAGGATGTTGTCGATGATGTAGCAGTTGCAGATATTGAATCAGAGGATGAAATGATACCTATTCTAGAAGACTTCTTTCCCCCAACAACAGAGGATGTACAAGGAGAAGATGAACAACCAACCACAAACCCTCAGTTTGATGACTTATTTGAGGAAATTGAAGCTGAGTTGTATCCCGGTTGTGATTGGATTTCGTCTCTTAACTTTTTAGCAAAGCTATTGCATTTAAAAGTTAGGGGAAAAATTCCTAATAACATCTTTGAAGAATTATTGAAGCTTTTAAAGTTTGCGTTTCCGaaggaaaataatattccaTCAACTTACTACGAGGCAAAAAAGAGATTGAAGAAATTAGGCTTGGGTTATGATAATATCGATGTCTGTTTGTATAATTGTTGCTTATTTTATAAGGAGAATGCATCCAAGGAGGCTTGTCCAGTTTGCGGAACTAGTCGTTGGGTTACTTCCGAGAACGGGAAAGGAAAAAAAGTTCCTTGCAAAGTCATGCGATACTTTCCGTTGACACCTCGACTTAAAAGATTATATAGTTCGAGGATTACAGCGAAAAGCATGATATGGCATCATACTGGAAAATCAAAAGACGATGGGGTGTTGCGACACCCGGTCGATGGTTTAGCTTGGAAAGACTTTGATGCAAAACATCCCGAGTTTGCAAGGGACCCAAGAAATGTTCGACTTGGGTTAGCTGCTGATGgatttaatccatttggcaacatgagtcTTGCATACAGCATGTGGCCAGTGGTGGTAGCTAACTATAATCTACCACCTTGGTTATGTAtgaaagataattattttttgctatCTACCCTAATTCCtggtgcaaaatctccaggtaaagacatggatatatttttaagaCCTTTGGTGGATGAATTAAAGGAGTTGTGGAATAATGGGGTAGCAACGAGAGATAGTTCGACCAACTCGATGTTCACAATGCGTGCTGCGCTTTTGTGGACAGTGAATGATTTTCCTGCTCGTAGTAGTTTGTCTGGGTGGAGTGGTCAAGGTTATAAAGCTTGCCCTACTTGTAATGAAGACACGACGTCCATTCGAGTGATCGGGAAGACATCATATGTTGGGCATCGAAGGTTCTTGCCAAGTAACCATGCAATGAGAAGGGATACTCGATTTGATGGTAAAGCTGAAAGAAGACCTCCTCCACGACGATTTACTTGTGAAGAAATATTATCACAAGTTAATGCTCTCGAACCCCAAATTCCCGGACATCATGAAAATTTTGGGGGTGTGAAACGTAGAAGAGTTGCAGAAAATTGTAATTGgaggaaaaaaagtattttctacGAGTTGGAGTATTGGAGCACGAATATTTTAAAACACAACATTGATGTCATGCATGTTGAGAAGAATGTGTGTGATAGTCTCCTAGGAACCATCTTGGATAATGATAAATCAAAGGACACAACCAATGCGCGCCATGATTTAAAGAAGATGGGTATTAGGGAATCGTTGTGGATTTATGAAGATGCGAATGGGAGGCTAATGAAACCGCATGCTCCTTATGTTTTGACTCGTGATAAAAGACAACTTTTTTGTCAGTTTGTTAAAGGAATAAAGTTTCCCGATGGCTTCTGTTCAAATTTAAAGAGTAAAGTTTCTCCAGATGAGTCTAACATTATTGGGTTAAAATCCCACGATTGTCATGTCATTATGCAGCGAGTACTAGCGGTTGGTGTCCGTAAATTTCTACCTCGTGACACTGCAACAACTATTACTCagttgt ctttttttgacataatgatACACTTGGTATTGCATTTGCCTGAAGAAGCGATATTGGGTGGCCCGGTCTTTATGAGATGGATGTATCCTTTTGAAAGgtacatgaaaaaattgaagaattatGTGGGAAATAAGGCACGTCCTGAAGGGTCAATTGCAGAAGGTTATGTTGCTGATGAGGCAGTAACCTTTTGTTCAATGTACTTTAAAGGGTGTGAAACAAGATTTAATCGGCTTGATCGAAATGAAGATGCGCCTTCTGTTTGTCGCTATCTCTCAGTTTTTaattctcaatctcgtcctttAACTAGCGGGCTTATCAAGGCTCTTGATCATACCAGTCGTGAAAAAGCTGAGTGGTACATTCTTCAAAATTCTCCTGAAATCCAAGCTTACTTAGA TGAACATTTGGACAAGATCAAGCATGAAAATCCTAATGGTAATCATGATGCCTTGCATAGGCAAACTTTCCGTCCGTGGTTTCACAAGAAG ataTATGAGCTGCACAAGCTTGGAACTTTACAAAATGGTGATGAGTTACTCGCTCTCGCTTCCGGGTCTGATTACTTAGCAACATTTTACGAAGGTTGTGTAGTGAATGGTGTTCGGTTTATTGCATCAAAGCGAGACCAAAAGCGGAAGACACAAAATAGTGGTGTTACTGTTGCTGGAACAGAAGGGTTTAATTATTACGGCACACTTGAAGATGTAATCACTATATCTTATACTGGTGCATTTACAGTGTCATTGTTTGAATGTAAATGGTATAACACTAATCCATTAAGAAAGAAGACAATCActgaaaataatataactagTATAAATACTCGTGGACATTGGTATCAAGATGAACCGTACATCCTTGCCAACTGTGCAAAGCAAGTTTTCTATCTTGAAGATCCACTCAGAGGTCGCGATTGGAAGGTTGTTGAAGATATTAGCCATCGACAAATTTGGGACATTACTGACAACGAAGATGAAACTGATGTAGATGTTGTTAGTGATTCTAACTCTGCCAATTTTGTGTTGACAGTTGATCTTGGAGAGTTGATTATGCAATCGAATGAACCTCCAGTAATTGTTGAATCGTCCGATCAGTTAGTGGATTCTGAGATAGAGAATAATGAACTGGATGAGAATTATGTTGCTGAAGAAGTAGATGATTTACTAGTTGAACATGTAGAGGATGAAAATGTAAACTTAGTGAATGATGGAAATGATAGTGATTCTTCAAAGGTtgtaacttttattttgtaa
- the LOC133030322 gene encoding uncharacterized protein LOC133030322: MYDLLIILFFPRIYIVPPPVRKGRGVAANANLEKKRREAGKPLPVEVDLETGKVVGTEASNYVRFLGQQVSMLCPGGHLNFSDVPQQYKDQVLNRIRYYFDIDGNPHRELLMRTLYSVMAERYSERKTLRHKHFKQHYKKPEDWDTVLKFPPDYLNTETWKPVCELFVSEAFLNRSTKNKSNRQLMKYPTTQGTKSLASIRHGMVCINSLIVKCFIKKNSLIVNNIFFL; encoded by the exons ATGTATGATttactaataatattatttttccctCGAATATATATAGTTCCACCTCCGGTTAGAAAGGGTCGTGGGGTTGCCGCAAACGCTAACCtcgaaaaaaaaaggagagaagcTGGTAAGCCCTTACCGGTGGAGGTAGATCTTGAAACCGGCAAAGTAGTTGGCACTGAAGCCAGCAATTATGTTCGATTTCTTGGCCAACAAGTGAGCATGTTGTGCCCGGGTGGTCATCTAAATTTTTCCGATGTACCCCAACAATACAAGGATCAAGTGCTCAATCGAATCAGA tACTACTTTGATATCGATGGGAATCCCCACCGAGAGCTACTTATGAGGACTTTATATTCGGTGATGGCGGAGCGGTATAGTGAGCGAAAGACGCTCAGACACAAGCATTTCaaacaacattacaaaaaaccagaagattgggacacagttctcaaattcccccctgactacttgaataccgagacttggaaaccggtttgcgaattgttcgttagcgaggcatttttgaatcgttcaactaaaaataaatcgaatcggcaactaatgaaatatccaacaacGCAAGGCACAAAATCGTTGGCGTCCATACGCCACGGAATGGTATgtattaattctttaattgttaaatgtttcataaaaaaaaattctttaatagttaataatatttttttcttataa
- the LOC115698961 gene encoding indole-3-acetic acid-amido synthetase GH3.6 encodes MPEDDGNLAKEPKYFCVVTGNYIMDDKAIQSLQYIEEVTTNADEVQRRVLSEILSRSANVEYLQRQGLKGHTDRETFRKVIPVVTYEDLKPDIDRIANGDTSPILCSQPISEFLTSSGTSEGERKLMPTIQEELERRSLLYSLLMPVMSQFVPGLEKGKGMYFLFVKSEAKTPGGLVARPVLTSYYKSSHFMNRGHDDAYTNYTSPNETIFCQDSYQSMYSQLLCGLCQNTQVVRVGAVFASGFIRAIKFLEKNWVSLVNDIRTGTLNSEIEDMEVRVSVMKILIKPDPELASFVEAECMKESWKGIITRLWPNTKYIDVIVTGTMSQYIPTLDYYSNGLPLVCTMYASSECYFGLNLNPLCKPTQVSYTIIPTMAYFEFLPVNKKSGKVSDDPAESLHQELVDLVNVKIGEQYELVVTTYSGLYRYRVGDILRVSGFKNKAPQFNFVRRKNVVLSIDSDKTDEVELQNAVKKATTKHLNSYGASLVEYTSFADTSAIPGHYVLYWEITQNEKTPIPKSVFEDCCLTVEESLNSVYRQGRVSDKSIGALEIKIVENGTFDKLMDYAISQGASINQYKAPRCVRNASIVELLDSKVVSNYFSPKCPNWDPGYKQGGTTASTTHDA; translated from the exons ATGCCAGAAGATGATGGCAACTTAGCTAAGGAGCCAAAATATTTTTGCGTTGTTACTGGTAATTATATCATGGATGATAAAGCAATCCAGTCACTGCAATATATAGAAGAAGTCACCACTAACGCCGATGAAGTTCAAAGACGAGTTCTCTCTGAAATCCTTTCCCGTAGTGCCAACGTTGAGTACTTGCAAAGACAAGGCCTTAAGGGCCACACTGATAGAGAAACTTTCAGGAAGGTCATTCCAGTAGTTACTTATGAAGATTTGAAGCCTGATATTGATCGCATCGCTAATGGTGACACCTCTCCTATTCTTTGCTCCCAACCCATTTCCGAGTTCTTAACTAG TTCTGGGACATCCGAGGGAGAGAGGAAACTAATGCCAACTATTCAAGAAGAGCTGGAAAGGCGGTCCCTTCTGTACAGCCTCTTGATGCCAGTGATGAGCCAATTTGTTCCAGGTTTGGAAAAGGGAAAAGGAATGTatttcttgtttgtgaaatctGAGGCTAAGACTCCAGGTGGACTAGTAGCTCGTCCGGTTCTAACCAGCTACTACAAGAGCTCTCATTTCATGAACCGTGGACACGATGATGCTTACACCAACTACACAAGCCCAAACGAAACAATCTTTTGCCAAGACTCGTACCAAAGCATGTATTCTCAACTGCTATGTGGGCTTTGTCAAAACACTCAGGTTGTTCGGGTTGGGGCGGTTTTCGCTTCTGGATTCATTCGTGCCATTAAATTCCTTGAAAAGAATTGGGTTTCTTTGGTTAATGATATCAGGACTGGAACTTTGAACTCTGAGATTGAGGACATGGAGGTAAGAGTTTCGGTCATGAAAATTCTCATCAAACCTGATCCTGAACTGGCTAGTTTCGTTGAGGCTGAATGTATGAAAGAGTCATGGAAAGGGATTATAACAAGGTTGTGGCCAAACACCAAGTATATAGATGTTATTGTTACAGGAACTATGTCACAGTATATTCCTACTCTTGACTATTACAGCAATGGTCTCCCCCTTGTTTGTACCATGTATGCTTCTTCTGAGTGTTACTTTGGCCTCAATCTAAACCCTCTTTGTAAACCAACCCAAGTCTCTTATACCATTATTCCCACTATGGCTTATTTTGAGTTCCTGCCTGTGAATAAAAAAAGTGGCAAAGTTTCTGATGACCCAGCTGAATCCCTCCACCAAGAGTTGGTTGACCTTGTTAACGTCAAAATTGGAGAACAATATGAGCTTGTTGTCACCACTTATTCAG GCCTTTACCGCTATCGCGTTGGAGATATACTAAGAGTATCAGGATTCAAAAACAAGGCACCGCAATTCAACTTCGTACGAAGAAAGAATGTAGTTTTGAGCATTGATTCTGATAAAACGGACGAAGTAGAACTCCAAAACGCGGTGAAGAAGGCGACCACCAAGCATCTTAACTCATATGGTGCCTCTCTTGTTGAATACACAAGTTTTGCTGACACGTCAGCCATCCCAGGGCACTATGTCCTATACTGGGAGATTACCCAAAATGAGAAGACTCCAATTCCTAAGTCGGTTTTTGAGGATTGTTGCCTTACAGTTGAAGAGTCCCTTAACAGCGTGTACCGCCAAGGCCGAGTTTCGGACAAGTCTATTGGAGCACTTGAGATTAAGATAGTTGAAAATGGAACATTTGATAAGCTGATGGACTATGCAATTAGCCAGGGTGCCTCCATAAACCAGTACAAGGCCCCACGGTGCGTGAGAAACGCCTCCATTGTGGAGCTTCTCGATTCCAAGGTGGTTTCTAATTACTTCAGTCCAAAATGCCCCAATTGGGATCCTGGTTATAAGCAAGGGGGCACTACGGCCTCTACTACTCATGATGCTTGA